The following proteins are co-located in the Malus sylvestris chromosome 13, drMalSylv7.2, whole genome shotgun sequence genome:
- the LOC126595639 gene encoding carboxyl-terminal-processing peptidase 2, chloroplastic-like isoform X1 produces MEVLASSATASSSPHFLLSSFYKNHRSTVSMAATPPPKVLQWKYLPVRIVEARAKSPLMCIMTTSLERPINYGNTDGDLKHSFLIPLVLRLSRNFVCQGGLFSANYSKVRKKLRLKKYAGSLHEVLKCSEKIRRHVFVFVAGLMVVMSASLSVSITPSWALTEENRIFLEAWKMIDRAYVDKSFNGQSWFRYRENALRNEPMNTREETYMAIKKMLATLEDPFTRFLEPEKFNSLRSGTQGALTGVGLSIGYPTKLDGSAAGLVVISASPGGPANRAGILSGDVILAIDDTSTETMGIYDAAERLQGPEGSTVKLTVCSGPEIKHLDLMREKVSLNPVKSRLCAVPASGKDSPRIGYIKLSTFNQNASGAVKEAINTLRSNNVNAFVLDLRDNSGGLFPEGIEIAKIWLDKGVIVYICDGRGVRDIYDTDGSQAVATSEPLVVLVNKGTASASEILAGALKDNKRAVLFGEPTFGKGKIQSVFELSDGSGLVVTVARYETPAHTDIDKVGVIPDHPLPTSFPKDEEAFCNCLQDPASACNKVELFAT; encoded by the exons ATGGAGGTCCTCGCTAGCTCTGCAACTGCATCTTCATCCCCTCATTTCCTACTCTCCAGCTTCTACAAGAACCACCGTAGCACCGTCTCCATGGCCGCCACTCCTCCGCCTAAG GTGCTGCAATGGAAGTATCTTCCGGTAAGGATTGTAGAAGCTCGAGCAAAGTCTCCTTTAATGTGTATAATGACTACGTCGCTTGAGAGGCCGATAAATTATGGTAATACTGATGGGGACCTTAAGCACAGTTTCTTGATTCCACTGGTGTTGAGGCTCAGTCGGAATTTTGTTTGTCAGGGTGGTTTGTTTTCAGCAAACTATAGTAAGGTCAGGAAAAAACTTCGACTGAAGAAATATGCTGGCAGTCTCCATGAAGTGCTAAAATGTTCAGAAAAAATTAGACGGCATGTTTTTGTTTTCGTTGCTGGACTGATGGTTGTCATGTCAGCTTCTCTTTCTGTTAGCATTACTCCATCCT GGGCTCTTACAGAAGAGAATCGTATCTTCTTAGAGGCATGGAAGATGATTGACCGTGCATATGTTGACAAAAGTTTTAATGGACAAAGTTGGTTTCGGTACAGAGAAAATGCATTGCGCAATGAACCAATGAACACAAGAGAAGAGACAT ATATGGCAATTAAGAAGATGCTTGCCACATTGGAGGATCCTTTCACTCGGTTTCTGGAGCCTGAAAAGTTCAATAGTCTACGG TCTGGAACTCAAGGTGCTCTTACAGGCGTAGGGCTGTCAATTGGCTACCCTACAAAACTTGATGGATCAGCTGCTGGTCTTGTTGTTATTTCAGCTTCCCCAGGAGGTCCAGCAAACAGAGCTGGCATCTTGTCTGGGGATGTTATTCTGGCTATTGATGATACAAGTACAGAAACAATGGGCATATATGATGCTGCAGAGCGACTACA GGGACCGGAAGGAAGTACAGTTAAACTAACAGTTTGTAGTGGACCTGAAATAAAGCACCTGGATTTAAT GCGGGAGAAAGTTTCACTGAATCCTGTAAAGTCAAGACTATGTGCGGTCCCTGCTTCCGGAAAGGATTCCCCTAGAATTGGCTATATCAAACTATCAACGTTCAATCAAAATGCATCTG GTGCTGTCAAGGAAGCAATTAATACCTTAAGGAGTAATAATGTTAATGCCTTTGTGTTGGATCTTCGAGACAATAG TGGTGGTCTTTTCCCAGAAGGAATTGAGATTGCTAAGATTTG GTTGGACAAAGGTGTGATTGTATATATTTGTGATGGTCGTGGTGTTCGAGATATATATGACACCGATGGAAGCCAAGCAGTGGCGACTTCAGAACCCCTGGTTGTGCTG GTGAACAAGGGAACTGCTAGCGCAAGTGAAATCTTAGCTGGGGCATTGAAAGACAATAAGCGTGCTGTGTTGTTTGGAGAACCCACATTTGGGAAGGG CAAGATTCAGTCAGTTTTTGAGCTGTCCGATGGCTCTGGCTTGGTTGTTACAGTCGCTCGTTATGAGACACCTGCTCACACAGACATTGATAAG GTAGGTGTGATTCCAGACCATCCCCTGCCAACTTCATTCCCCAAAGATGAGGAGGCCTTTTGTAACTGCCTCCAGGACCCTGCATCTGCTTGCAACAAGGTCGAGCTATTTGCAACATGA
- the LOC126595644 gene encoding small acidic protein 1-like encodes MRPTAMDFFSDMDDQGSTMAMDVDDVDTLEAFGEGVMSESKLADSDFFNSFQDDFDDTDIN; translated from the coding sequence ATGAGGCCGACGGCGATGGACTTCTTCAGCGACATGGACGATCAGGGCTCCACCATGGCCATGGACGTCGACGACGTCGACACACTCGAGGCGTTCGGCGAGGGCGTCATGAGCGAGAGCAAGCTGGCCGACTCCGATTTCTTCAACTCCTTCCAGGACGATTTCGATGACACCGACATCAACTGA
- the LOC126595639 gene encoding carboxyl-terminal-processing peptidase 2, chloroplastic-like isoform X2, giving the protein MEVLASSATASSSPHFLLSSFYKNHRSTVSMAATPPPKVLQWKYLPVRIVEARAKSPLMCIMTTSLERPINYGALTEENRIFLEAWKMIDRAYVDKSFNGQSWFRYRENALRNEPMNTREETYMAIKKMLATLEDPFTRFLEPEKFNSLRSGTQGALTGVGLSIGYPTKLDGSAAGLVVISASPGGPANRAGILSGDVILAIDDTSTETMGIYDAAERLQGPEGSTVKLTVCSGPEIKHLDLMREKVSLNPVKSRLCAVPASGKDSPRIGYIKLSTFNQNASGAVKEAINTLRSNNVNAFVLDLRDNSGGLFPEGIEIAKIWLDKGVIVYICDGRGVRDIYDTDGSQAVATSEPLVVLVNKGTASASEILAGALKDNKRAVLFGEPTFGKGKIQSVFELSDGSGLVVTVARYETPAHTDIDKVGVIPDHPLPTSFPKDEEAFCNCLQDPASACNKVELFAT; this is encoded by the exons ATGGAGGTCCTCGCTAGCTCTGCAACTGCATCTTCATCCCCTCATTTCCTACTCTCCAGCTTCTACAAGAACCACCGTAGCACCGTCTCCATGGCCGCCACTCCTCCGCCTAAG GTGCTGCAATGGAAGTATCTTCCGGTAAGGATTGTAGAAGCTCGAGCAAAGTCTCCTTTAATGTGTATAATGACTACGTCGCTTGAGAGGCCGATAAATTATG GGGCTCTTACAGAAGAGAATCGTATCTTCTTAGAGGCATGGAAGATGATTGACCGTGCATATGTTGACAAAAGTTTTAATGGACAAAGTTGGTTTCGGTACAGAGAAAATGCATTGCGCAATGAACCAATGAACACAAGAGAAGAGACAT ATATGGCAATTAAGAAGATGCTTGCCACATTGGAGGATCCTTTCACTCGGTTTCTGGAGCCTGAAAAGTTCAATAGTCTACGG TCTGGAACTCAAGGTGCTCTTACAGGCGTAGGGCTGTCAATTGGCTACCCTACAAAACTTGATGGATCAGCTGCTGGTCTTGTTGTTATTTCAGCTTCCCCAGGAGGTCCAGCAAACAGAGCTGGCATCTTGTCTGGGGATGTTATTCTGGCTATTGATGATACAAGTACAGAAACAATGGGCATATATGATGCTGCAGAGCGACTACA GGGACCGGAAGGAAGTACAGTTAAACTAACAGTTTGTAGTGGACCTGAAATAAAGCACCTGGATTTAAT GCGGGAGAAAGTTTCACTGAATCCTGTAAAGTCAAGACTATGTGCGGTCCCTGCTTCCGGAAAGGATTCCCCTAGAATTGGCTATATCAAACTATCAACGTTCAATCAAAATGCATCTG GTGCTGTCAAGGAAGCAATTAATACCTTAAGGAGTAATAATGTTAATGCCTTTGTGTTGGATCTTCGAGACAATAG TGGTGGTCTTTTCCCAGAAGGAATTGAGATTGCTAAGATTTG GTTGGACAAAGGTGTGATTGTATATATTTGTGATGGTCGTGGTGTTCGAGATATATATGACACCGATGGAAGCCAAGCAGTGGCGACTTCAGAACCCCTGGTTGTGCTG GTGAACAAGGGAACTGCTAGCGCAAGTGAAATCTTAGCTGGGGCATTGAAAGACAATAAGCGTGCTGTGTTGTTTGGAGAACCCACATTTGGGAAGGG CAAGATTCAGTCAGTTTTTGAGCTGTCCGATGGCTCTGGCTTGGTTGTTACAGTCGCTCGTTATGAGACACCTGCTCACACAGACATTGATAAG GTAGGTGTGATTCCAGACCATCCCCTGCCAACTTCATTCCCCAAAGATGAGGAGGCCTTTTGTAACTGCCTCCAGGACCCTGCATCTGCTTGCAACAAGGTCGAGCTATTTGCAACATGA
- the LOC126595642 gene encoding uncharacterized protein LOC126595642: protein MEGGVLPLAAQPHPWRPRYSFHFIFQNPLPSTHLSRSYAPSYRRWDSNAETIRSQRFGFNFRDKGNREEYAGDDEEEEEEEEEDYEYSRSKGTNKRRWWSDESSEMEEESSGGILEDAIDSFWILKVFKSYGWAFPAIIASLLLSTGPKAFLMALALPLGQSAFSLLFEKLWGRTRSRPKHKSRTRRRRKPFASSFGNAKTDDKERYVEDQETSDRSMGYQSWVVGNDTSADDSGREASSLGGWDDLERMESARRQSRRKPMGKGKLSRRERNSDTPLLLRLLIAVFPFLGTWTKMFW from the exons ATGGAGGGCGGTGTCCTCCCTCTCGCTGCACAGCCTCATCCATGGCGGCCCAGATATTCCTTTCACTTCATCTTCCAAAACCCACTTCCTTCGACCCACTTGAGTCGCTCCTACGCTCCTAGCTACCGTCGCTGGGACTCCAATGCCGAAACCATTCGTTCCCAAAGATTCGGTTTTAATTTCAGAGACAAAGGCAACAGAGAAGAATATGCCGGCgatgacgaagaagaagaagaagaagaagaagaagattacGAGTACAGTAGAAGTAAAGGGACGAATAAAAGAAGGTGGTGGTCGGACGAGTCGTCGGAGATGGAGGAGGAAAGCTCCGGTGGAATCTTGGAGGATGCCATTGATAGTTTCTGGATATTGAAG GTGTTTAAATCCTATGGATGGGCATTTCCAGCTATTATTGCTTCTTTGCTGCTGTCTACGGGTCCAAAAGCTTTCCTCATGGCGTTAGCACTCCCCCTTGGTCAGTCGGCATTTTCACTGTTATTTGAGAAGTTGTGGGGACGGACACGGAGTAGGCCGAAACACAAGTCCAGGACAAGGAGGAGAAGGAAACCTTTTGCCAGCAGTTTTGGTAATGCTAAAACAGATGACAAAGAAAGATATGTTGAGGACCAGGAAACTAGTGACAGAAGCATGGGTTATCAATCTTGGGTAGTCGGAAATGATACTTCAGCTGATGATAGTGGTCGGGAGGCATCGAGTTTAGGTGGATGGGATGATCTTGAAAGAATGGAATCTGCACGGAGGCAATCTCGAAGAAAGCCGATGGGGAAGGGTAAGTTGAGTCGGAGAGAAAGAAATAGCGACACGCCGCTGCTGTTAAGATTGTTGATTGCTGTTTTCCCATTTTTGGGTACATGGACAAAGATGTTTTGGTGA
- the LOC126595641 gene encoding 7-deoxyloganetin glucosyltransferase-like, with the protein MTSRNNVPHAVCIPFPVQSHIKGMRQLAQLLHHRGVHVTFVNTEFNHKRFLKSLGPNSLDGVPGFRFETIPDGLQSSDEDTQQDIMLLAEAIRKNFLAPFRDLLAKLNHTAGDAPVTHIVADGWMSAFPMEAAEEIGIPVVLFFTISACSLMGYIQFPALVEKGLVPLKDASCLTNGFLDKVIDWIPGMKGIRLRDLPKDMRVTNPNDKYWKYCLEAIQRFVKGSAVVVHSFGALEKDVLDALLSLLPVVYAIGPLQLLLNQMPEHPLNTTGYSLWKEETECFKWLNSKSPNSVVYVNFGSLAFVTPEQLVEFGWGLANSKLPFIWVIRPDLVVGESVILPPELVAETKERGLIASWCPQEQVLEHPSVGGFLTHSGWNSTVESLCAGVPMLCWPCSSDQPTNCCYACKEWGVGMEISNDVKRDEVEKLVKELMEGEKGKKMKNKVMEWKKLAEAAASPHGSSSANLDNFVNQLLSRKT; encoded by the exons ATGACTTCCAGGAACAACGTCCCTCATGCTGTTTGCATTCCTTTTCCAGTTCAAAGCCACATAAAGGGAATGCGTCAATTAGCACAACTCCTCCACCATAGAGGTGTTCACGTAACCTTTGTCAACACGGAGTTCAATCACAAACGTTTTCTCAAATCTTTAGGACCCAACTCCCTCGACGGCGTGCCTGGTTTCCGATTCGAAACCATACCGGATGGGCTCCAAAGCTCAGATGAAGACACCCAACAAGACATCATGTTGCTTGCTGAGGCCATCCGAAAGAATTTCTTGGCTCCTTTTCGCGACCTCCTCGCTAAACTTAACCACACGGCTGGCGATGCTCCTGTGACTCACATCGTTGCAGACGGTTGGATGTCGGCGTTCCCCATGGAGGCAGCAGAAGAAATTGGTATCCCCGTAGTACTCTTTTTTACTATTTCTGCATGCAGCTTAATGGGCTATATACAGTTTCCAGCTTTGGTTGAAAAAGGACTTGTCCCACTCAAAG ATGCGAGTTGCTTAACAAATGGCTTTCTGGACAAGGTGATTGATTGGATTCCAGGAATGAAAGGTATTCGCTTAAGGGATCTCCCAAAAGACATGAGAGTCACAAATCCCAACGATAAATATTGGAAATACTGTTTGGAAGCAATTCAAAGATTTGTCAAAGGTTCAGCAGTTGTTGTTCATAGTTTTGGTGCATTAGAGAAAGATGTGTTGGATGCTCTTTTGTCCTTGCTTCCAGTTGTTTATGCGATTGGTCCtctccaattgcttctcaaccAGATGCCGGAGCATCCTCTGAATACTACCGGATACAGTCTATGGAAAGAAGAAACTGAGTGCTTCAAATGGCTAAATTCCAAGTCCCCAAATTCGGTTGTTTATGTGAATTTTGGCAGTTTAGCGTTCGTAACACCGGAACAGCTTGTCGAGTTTGGTTGGGGACTAGCAAACAGCAAGCTTCCCTTCATTTGGGTAATCAGACCTGATCTTGTTGTTGGTGAGTCTGTGATTTTGCCACCGGAGTTGGTCGCGGAGACTAAGGAAAGAGGTCTAATAGCAAGTTGGTGCCCTCAAGAACAAGTCCTTGAGCACCCATCAGTTGGAGGTTTTTTAACACACAGCGGTTGGAATTCGACCGTTGAGAGTCTATGCGCAGGTGTGCCTATGCTGTGTTGGCCATGCTCTAGTGACCAGCCAACAAACTGTTGCTATGCGTGCAAGGAATGGGGGGTTGGCATGGAGATTAGTAATGATGTGAAGAGAGATGAAGTAGAGAAGCTTGTTAAAGAGTTAATGGAAGGAGAGAAAGGTAAGAAGATGAAAAATAAGGTCATGGAGTGGAAGAAACTCGCAGAAGCCGCCGCTAGTCCACATGGTTCTTCATCTGCAAACTTAGACAATTTTGTGAATCAATTGCTATCAAGAAAAACTTAG